In Dioscorea cayenensis subsp. rotundata cultivar TDr96_F1 unplaced genomic scaffold, TDr96_F1_v2_PseudoChromosome.rev07_lg8_w22 25.fasta BLBR01001520.1, whole genome shotgun sequence, the sequence ataagctaCCACTTTCTTCTTGAGGTGGTATGATAcataatatatgttttcaaatttttcaataaatttttatataacacGATGTAAAAAAATAAGCGTATTAAATACGTGCACAACCCTAAAGTTTTCACGTTGGCACATCTATTAAGCGTGTGGTATGCTCTGACCTTTCTAGTTATACTCTGATTCAATCAGTTTCCATTTCATGTTTAGTACTTTAATCTGATGTTTTGACCCATATTGGTGAGTTTAGTCTATTTTGTCGACTTTATTTGATCATGTGATGTGTCCCTTACTTTGtctttccatatatataatttataatttatccattttttttttaaaaaaactcgtAAAATGGAGATAATCTTTATTTTAAGTACTCAAGAACTTTTGGGATGTGCATATATACCCCTTGAAAATTCCTGCTTTTGTGTGAGGATGAATGCATGTGGggtgaataaaaataaacaaaaagctGCTTCATACTTCAGGTTAATATATTTTGCCCTGTACTTGGAGGACGCCAACTCAACTTTGATAAGcattatatataatgaaatctTTGTGTACTATAGGAAGAGATCATACTCACGACTGTGATACAGCACGCCttcatgtttatattattttatatattcatatgaaTGTTGGTGAATGATACATAACTAGCTAATTGTAAACTTTATTTGTTGTCTTGTATATATGCATGGGCAATATAATGCCATCAATAGGCAGCATAATGGCATGTGAACTTATATAATGCCAGCAACTTCATATTattctattaaataaatttattgcaTGGTTCTTAACTTTTGTCCTTTTCATCTTTTAGAAGGATAAAATTATCTAATACTTTGAAAGTATTCactttaaaactattttatgaTAATTGAGGATGGGAATTTGAAGGCTCCTCACCCACTGGAGACATGATTTAGCAAAAGACAGATTGTTTGCACTTACCCTCTTGCTAACTAATTGGCAAAACGCGGTGGGTGGTATCCACCGCAATCCACATCTAACCATGGTCAATGGCACTTATTAATAGTAGCACAGCACTGTTGTCATGGTGTTTATTATTCACTTCTCCATATTCTAGCATTGACTAGTATATTTAGCTTGTCAAATCACAAAGTTATGGTTTTGCTATTGTTTCTTCCTTGTTCAAATACTCTTACATTGTTGCCAGCATAAtacctttatatatattgtatatatatataaccatttcTCAGAACTTTCTctatatattattcttattaattttagGATTCACGTGGGGATAAAGAGAGAGTTCTTCTTACTTGCTTTTGCTGtcagacagagagagagagagagaagagagagagaaaatataGAGAATAATTTCATCGAGAGGACATTACATTTGAAAAGCAGgattgaagatattgaagggaTGGCAgctgagtatatatatacatctgaGTGTTGTTGCAAGGGAGGTTAACACGAAAAAAAATGGCTTCCTtcgaaaacaaaagaagaagaaagagatcatGGAGGCAAAGGAAGGTGAAGAAGAAGTTTGAGTAAGAGACTCAGAGAGAGTGAGATGATACCCCACCTTCGGGTTACAGATCTACGAAAGGTTCTTCTAGAAAAGCAAAAACTTCAAAGGAACCCATACCACCATCACATAGGAgagcagagagagagagagagagagggaactAGACAAAGTGTTGGCTACGCAGCCTGGTTACATGCTCATCTTGTCCATGTTCTTATCTGTTGCTAGAGTGAAGAGGAAAGTGAGTCATGAGCTGAAAAAGTTTTGATGTCTGTTTTTTAAGTGGAGAGGTTGAGATTCCAGAGTTCTACtactactgctgctgctgctgctactatCTCTTAACCATCCCCCCTTTTCCCTTGACCCGCTTTTCCATCTTGGGACTCTCAAAGGTACTCAAGACccttaaaagaaagaaagaaaagaagaaaagaaagaaagaaaggtcATGATGGACTCTTTCTTCGAAACTCTGATGATCATCATGATCCAAGACCTCCATGGTTCCTCTTCACGCCACACTCCTCTTCTTCCACTTCTTTCCATGACTCAACCAAACCTTCATTTTGTGAGGGTATTCAACTTGTTTGTTCCTTTGTTCTGCAATCTGCTcgtatataaatatgtaaatatatatatatatatatatatttaatgcatGTGAGATTTTCATTCCTAGGATTTggaatttttctttcttgactTCTTACCAACTACTTCCAGCTTTGTGGGAACAATGGTGCTTCTAGAACACCAAAAGCAACAATGGGTCATTGTCTCAACCTCGAGACTCTAAAACCCTAGGTTTCAACCTCCCTCTCATCCATGGTACAAAATTGAGGGTTTCACTGGTCTAACCGGCAATGCAGACACAAACCACATACATCAACCGATCTGACAATAGCCAAATGAAAGGGTCATGAGTTTCTCAGCTCTTCATCCATCACCGAACAATTGCATAGTAGCAGCCTCACCGATTGTACCGCTGCTTTCGATGATATCTCTTCTCTCGACTGGGTTTCGCTGAATCCCACAACTTCGTAGTCTCTACTGCATGGCAGTAGAGAGCTTTTAGCCACGGTTCTTCCAGCGGTCACACCACGATCTCAAACCAGAATCGCTGGCGATAGTCTGCACCCATTGCTTTCCCATCTCTTTAGGAATGGATCATTTACAGGCTAATTTGGATGTCTTGGCTTCAGCTACTAAGTTTGGCAGGAGTTTTTCACAGTGCTCTCTCAATAACAATATGGCATTGTTCAAAGAACACTCACCATCTCATGAGCTTGAGCATTTTCAAGAACCAAACCAAGTTCTATCCAATGGATATCACAATAAGGTGTGTGTTTTTCCTCTACTTTACTTGTGTTCAACATCCTAGCTTGAATTCAGGCCTTTAAATGGATTtatataaatcatgcatgcgaAAAGAAGGACATTTAGGTATCAAACTTGGTTTTTAACTATTTTTGCCCATCTTCATTTTCTCTCTCTACTCAGTCAAATGAAAGAACTAGCTGCAGAGAATCTATCTTTACACAGCTTTAAGTCTTTAACTTTGACACAACATCATCTTTTACAAAGATGAAAACATAAGAAAGTTTCAACTTTGCTCAGCTGTGCTGATTTTTTTGGCTCAAAGTTTCATAGTGATCAAAAACTGATTCTTTTTCACTGTTGCTTTGGTGCAGATATCATCTTTAGTTCCTGGAGCTGCAGCAGTATCTCAAACAGTAAACAAAAAACCACGCATGGAGCAGcgttcttctttctctcctttCAAGGTATGTACAGTATTTTATCATGCACATATAAAAATACTTCCAAACTTTgcattcataaatatatatatatatatatatatatgtgcaggTAAGGAAGGAGAAGCTTGGAGACAGAATTGCAGCACTTCAACAATTGGTGTCACCTTTTGGCAAAGTATGTATAGTGCATGCACAAGAAAACCTCTTTCAATTATGAATTTCTGTTTGTTCGTTATTTCTGATGTTAATAATATTGTTCATGTTCATATGAGTTTGATTTTTTGGTTATGCAGACAGACACAGCTTCAGTGTTGATGGAGGCAATTGGTTACATTAAATTTCTCCAAGATCAAGTTGAGGTAAGTAATTAATTTGAACATAAGCATTTTAACATGCAATAAAACTAgatcaacatacaaaaacaaagTACTGGAAAATTTCCTTATTTCCTGTTCTTAATTTGCAGACATTGAGTGTTCCCTACATGAGATCTTCAGGAAATAAGAAACTAAAGCCAATGCATGGAGGGGTATGAAGCTATAAACTATTAATTTCCAACCAATATCTTCTACTGCAACTTCTTGTGATCTTTCACTGATGAATTTTAATGTGAACTTAGGCTTTGGTTTGCGtcgaagaaaaagaagagcCGAAACCAGATCTTCGAAGCCGAGGCCTCTGTCTTGTGCCATTGTCTTGCACATCATATGTCACAAATGATAATGGTGGCCTCTGGTCACCACCAAACTTCAGAGGAGGAACTTgagctaattaattaatatgaagTCTTGATGATCAATCAAAGAGATCAGAGAGTGTACATGAGCTGATGAATATTTACTTCAAATTAAGTTTCCTTTATTCATGAATCATTTCAAAATGATTCATGATCTTAGATTTCAGAATTAATGTGTCATAACTCTGACCTTGCAATCAGAAAAGGTTAgtattaatgttgttgttgttgttgttgttgttattgtataTGATGGAGCAAATTTGATCAGCTTTTGAGAAAGTTCTGAGACAGAACAAGTTTGCTCCATTTTAGTGATGTAACCAGTTGATGGGTTCTCTTAGAAAAATCTTGGTGGCACTTTCAAACTTATAAGATTTCTGTGAGCTTGATTGATTGCACTCATCTTTGAAATTATCTTTAGTATTTAGAAAGCCAATGTGTGTATCTCAATCCCAATCAAGAGCCAAATGTGTGCAATCAATCAAATTACTAAAGATAATTTCAAAGACGAGTGCAATCAATCATGAAATTAAAGATACACACATTGGCTGTCTGTTcctcttgtaaaaaaaaaaaaaacattggttaCATGATATTTTTTATGGTCTATTTTTCCCCTTTCAATGGATGATTGCATTCATTGATCTTGCAGATACATGCAGCAATATTTTGAAACATAGTTACATTTGGTTAATGGGCTTGAGAAGctggaatttattttattttattttttaaaaagtggatATAccatatacataaaaaaaaaaagaaataccaaAGTACAAGTAATAAAAACCAGTCCACTAAAcgtggaaaaaaaaacaaaaaacgagGAGAAACAACGGGTCTCCTCCGGAACCCAAAACATAcaatcaaatatttaatatttataaaataatgatattaaaataaaatttgctgaatatacatatatagaatgAGCATTCGTATCCAACAAGTAAAAACATACAATCGACCAATAGAATTTTTCCAAATGGTAGATACTTAAGTAATTTAgataaatgatattaattttgagatttatatatgcggaaaaaaaatttattagagaGTTTTACCACTTTACGGGCTCGTTTCTATATTTTATGTgttaacaataaatataaaatatgtttattcactcacttttataaattaatctaattaatctatttttatataaattttttatgattttaaactctaatttttttttataaaaatagaaaaaccataattttattaaaataacaattttaaaaaaattgatttttttttttaatattttggtaaggtaaatttaaaatttgttcctccatatatatatatatatatatatatatctaaaacataaacatttatccaatttacaattttacagtGTTTCTGAAccaaatatatatctaaaatcgaataaaaaaatccttaaataatacagaatcttaaaaaaaaaatctagaatttaaataaaaagttaaaaactgAGCAAAAATATCTATAAAATCATTATCCAACGCCACGTTTCTTCTCCAcagatatttatattttaaaaattcaggAACCGGCCCGGCCGCCGCCCTTCTCTACAGTATTACACTAGTAGTCCCCACAGAATAAAATATCTATGTTTCGAAAAGACGAAATCACCCCTACTTCCAGTTACCAATCAACGGCATAGAAAAGTCCATGATGGGAGTAATTCTGTCCTTTAACTTTGACTGTGACCTTTGAACTTCCCTTAATACCCCTACGAAACGTGAACAACACGGCACGGGAGCTTGTGTTGTAGAATCGGTCATATATGGAAATGGAGAAGGGTAGTTTtgtaaaataagaagaaatttacAGGAAAACCCCTCGCCTAACACTGGGTGGAGGGAAATTTGAGAATGATAAGGGgtataaaagtaaattaaaataaatgaaaaaacttGATCCTCATCCGCTTCACCGCTCTTCGTCTAATTTCCGGATAAATCAAGCACTAGGCCTTCTCTTGTTCACTTTATCTTCTCGCTTGAAAATCCGATTGGGAGCCAAGGTTTCCTTCGAAGATCCTCTTTTTCCTCTTGGCGATCGATCACTTGGAGTTTCGGCTTCTGCTTAATACCCTGCTTTGTGGAATTTGAGGTTTGCGATCAattgttttttatgattattttttattttttattattggtgTTTTAAGATTAGAATTATGGTTGATCGTGTTTGATTAGTTGTGGATAAAACCAAATTATAATGTGTCTTGTCTGAAAAATCGAATTTTTGTGATTATTCTTTAGATTAATGCGTAGGCCGGTTGATTTTTGAAAGacaagtttgatttttttttttctgggaaAAGGTGGCATCTTTGCCATCTTTGTTGTTGATGCAAAAGAATTTACCAATTAAAAGAGTATTATTGTTATGGAGTGGAGTATCTTGTCGTGTTCGTCATGAATTGAATGATTCACATGTTGGCTGTTTTTGATTCGTGGGTTGAGAGTTTTGTGAATTCTTTGTATCtatttggtctttttttttgtcGTTTTTGAGCAGTAGGCGACACAAGATGGGTACTCTGCATGGACGTGCTATTTGCCCTCCCCTTGTTCATACAAAGCTTGCAGGCAATGCTGTTCCTTTGTTGAGCGCTCCTATAATAAAGACTAGGATGCTTAGAAGTGTATTTATTGGGACCAAAGGTAGATGTGAGCATGTAGTCAATGGTGGAGTTGGTACTTTCTTCCGTCAGCCCAAAGGAAAGAGGAGGGTGACTGTCTATTGTACCTTCAGCTCGTCTTCAAATGATAATAATGGGAGTACAGCAGGGAATTTCagagaaaatgatgaagattATGTGAACTCCAGTGTGATTGAAGCTGGTATGATATCAGAACCACCAATCCTTCTtagttatttttgtgttttcgGTCCTATCTGCTCGTGGTTCCTAATGCTTTTGTCTGCATGCAAATTTAGTTGTTGAtgcataaataatttgaaactgGTAAAAGTAAACGAATTCTTCACTAGTATTCATGTGGGCTTTGGCGTAGTTTATGGTACAATTGTGTTTTCACGTTGTGTCTGTTCTGTTGGTCAATGTATGTCTTGCcttctttgttttgttataattatcATGAGTGGCTTCTTCATGTTTATATGTGGCTTTATGTGATTTTGAGTGGTTTAGGGCTCGTGTCTTTGCACATCTTTTTGACTATGTGTCATTAGTCATTATACGTTGTACTTTAGTTTGACAATGTATTGTTGTTGGTAGTAGCATCTCTTTATAATACAATACCTTATGTGCAACCAATTTAATTGCAGTCAATTAGACTCCTATTTCGGAGGTCAAGCACTGAATTACATCGGTTTGTGTCTTTTCCTGTTTCCTTCGCTATTGACTGGTGGTGTAACTACTTATTATTAGGACTAATATGGAATCTGTGCTAATGATGTATGATGTATCAATCAGTGTTTTTACTGACTGATGGTTGCAAACTGAAATTGCAAAATTTACTGCTGATAACTTTGTAAATAATTTGTGAATTCAATGGTCCATAGGTAATACATATTAAGTGAATATTCTTGAAATGATCACGAATTTGTAATGAACTGTACGGATATCTGGTCTGATAtcgttcatttttttttctaacttgcACTGCATTAGGGATTATTCCTAGTGGAATATGCAGAACGCGAATGGTgcattttaacttttaagactaacctttgtttttttttttttggcctctAAATTTTATGCATATTTTCTTTCTGAATTTTCATGGTCTGCATATCTTGggaatatatttgtaaaatcaTTTTTCTTTGCAGTTGAGGTGAGAAGTGGTTCTGATGGTTTCTCAATTAAAATGCGTGATGGAAGAAATCTAAAATGTGTTCACAACAATCCACAAGGAGGACATTTACCAGATTA encodes:
- the LOC120256589 gene encoding transcription factor bHLH110-like, coding for MDHLQANLDVLASATKFGRSFSQCSLNNNMALFKEHSPSHELEHFQEPNQVLSNGYHNKISSLVPGAAAVSQTVNKKPRMEQRSSFSPFKVRKEKLGDRIAALQQLVSPFGKTDTASVLMEAIGYIKFLQDQVETLSVPYMRSSGNKKLKPMHGGALVCVEEKEEPKPDLRSRGLCLVPLSCTSYVTNDNGGLWSPPNFRGGT